In a single window of the Campylobacter hyointestinalis subsp. lawsonii genome:
- a CDS encoding KdsC family phosphatase — protein sequence MIEIIFLDVDGCLSDGGIYKTNSGDEFKRFDVKDGFALQQWNKLGKISAIITGKKSIIVENRAKELGVKYCFQDVKDKMAKASEILNLEGLSFDNAAAIGDDLNDMRLLSSVGLSFSPNDAHESVKTDIKLSKNGGFGAVREMIDIIIDRSNLKDKWLSPWL from the coding sequence ATGATAGAGATAATATTTCTTGATGTTGATGGATGCCTTAGCGATGGCGGTATTTATAAAACAAATAGTGGTGATGAGTTTAAACGTTTTGATGTAAAAGATGGCTTTGCTTTGCAGCAGTGGAATAAGCTAGGAAAAATTTCAGCTATCATAACTGGTAAAAAATCCATTATTGTTGAAAATAGGGCAAAAGAGCTTGGTGTAAAATACTGTTTTCAAGATGTAAAAGACAAGATGGCAAAGGCTAGTGAGATACTAAATTTAGAAGGTCTAAGTTTTGATAATGCAGCTGCTATCGGCGATGATTTAAATGATATGAGACTTTTATCTAGTGTTGGGCTTAGTTTTAGTCCAAATGACGCTCATGAATCAGTAAAAACGGATATCAAACTTAGTAAAAATGGTGGTTTTGGTGCTGTTAGAGAAATGATAGATATCATTATCGATAGATCAAATTTAAAAGATAAGTGGTTAAGTCCTTGGTTGTAA
- the lptA gene encoding lipopolysaccharide transport periplasmic protein LptA, whose protein sequence is MVRKKISFIFGLFLAINLNAERIEVTSEDFFADEKALVSDLKGNVVIKKGDYDTLNADFVKIFFDKNKQPIKYVATGNAKFKFILNEKNYDGSGEELTYEPSKQLYTLKQNAYIHEMQTDKKVYGDIITVNQLEGTYKVTSKDKKPVKFIFQIEDKK, encoded by the coding sequence ATGGTTAGAAAGAAAATAAGTTTTATATTTGGGTTGTTCTTGGCTATAAATTTAAATGCCGAGCGCATTGAGGTTACTAGTGAAGATTTTTTTGCAGATGAAAAAGCTTTGGTGAGCGATCTAAAAGGAAATGTAGTTATCAAAAAAGGTGATTATGATACGTTAAATGCTGATTTTGTAAAGATATTTTTTGATAAAAATAAGCAGCCTATAAAATACGTAGCTACTGGAAATGCTAAATTTAAATTCATTTTGAATGAAAAAAATTACGATGGGAGCGGAGAAGAGCTAACTTATGAGCCATCAAAGCAGCTTTATACGTTAAAACAAAATGCGTATATTCATGAAATGCAGACTGATAAAAAAGTATATGGGGATATCATTACCGTAAATCAGCTTGAAGGTACTTACAAAGTCACTAGCAAAGATAAAAAACCAGTTAAATTTATCTTTCAGATCGAAGATAAAAAATAA
- the yihA gene encoding ribosome biogenesis GTP-binding protein YihA/YsxC, whose product MIRITSAKFLSSSASLDDAADFGMSEVAFLGRSNVGKSSLINALTNHQGLAKSSSTPGKTQLINFFEVVFDNENEKIPLIFVDLPGFGYAKVSKSLQNAWQKNLDEFLRKRLNIKVFVHLIDSRHTDLSKDENLGFYLDGFVRNDQKILNLYTKCDKLNQAGRSKVLKTDKDALLVSSSKKIGIDKAVQSIYNGVFGI is encoded by the coding sequence ATGATAAGAATAACAAGCGCGAAGTTTCTTAGCTCATCTGCTAGCTTAGATGACGCTGCTGATTTTGGTATGAGCGAAGTCGCATTTTTAGGTCGTAGCAACGTAGGTAAAAGCTCACTCATAAACGCTCTTACAAATCATCAAGGTTTAGCAAAATCTAGCTCAACGCCGGGTAAAACTCAGCTTATTAACTTTTTTGAAGTTGTATTTGACAACGAAAATGAGAAGATACCACTTATTTTTGTCGATCTTCCCGGCTTTGGTTATGCTAAAGTAAGTAAAAGTTTGCAAAATGCTTGGCAAAAAAATCTAGACGAATTTTTAAGAAAAAGACTTAATATAAAAGTTTTTGTTCATCTTATAGACTCACGCCATACTGATTTATCCAAAGATGAAAATTTAGGATTTTATTTAGATGGGTTTGTTAGAAACGATCAAAAAATATTAAATTTATATACAAAGTGCGATAAGCTAAATCAGGCGGGGAGATCAAAAGTACTAAAAACAGATAAAGATGCTCTGCTTGTCTCTAGCTCAAAAAAAATCGGTATAGATAAAGCGGTGCAAAGCATATATAACGGGGTTTTTGGAATTTAA
- a CDS encoding N-acetyltransferase translates to MITYKKARLADISSMQCLVKKEVENGIILPRSDDEIATNIRSYTLACDENDIVGYSALHIHASNLAEVRSLIIKDGLRGKGIGGGLVKALLDEAKSLDIKQVFTLTYRASFFEKLGFDRISKEKLPAQKIWADCIKCKHFPICNEIALIYYL, encoded by the coding sequence ATGATAACATATAAAAAAGCAAGGCTCGCAGACATATCCTCTATGCAATGTCTTGTTAAAAAAGAGGTTGAAAATGGAATCATACTTCCTAGAAGCGATGATGAAATAGCTACAAATATACGTTCATACACGCTTGCTTGCGATGAAAACGATATAGTTGGATATAGCGCTTTGCATATTCATGCATCAAATTTAGCTGAAGTTAGAAGTCTTATCATAAAAGATGGTTTAAGAGGCAAAGGGATCGGTGGTGGCCTTGTTAAAGCGTTGCTTGATGAAGCAAAAAGTCTTGATATAAAGCAAGTTTTTACGCTTACTTATAGGGCTAGTTTTTTTGAGAAGCTCGGTTTTGATCGCATCTCAAAAGAGAAACTTCCAGCTCAGAAAATTTGGGCTGATTGTATCAAATGCAAACATTTTCCGATATGCAACGAAATAGCATTAATTTATTATCTATAA